A genome region from Hippopotamus amphibius kiboko isolate mHipAmp2 chromosome 1, mHipAmp2.hap2, whole genome shotgun sequence includes the following:
- the KCNIP1 gene encoding Kv channel-interacting protein 1: protein MTMVCHRPEGLEQLEAQTNFTKRELQVLYRGFKNECPSGVVNEDTFKQIYAQFFPHGDASMYAHYLFHAFDTTQTGSVKFEDFVTALSILLRGTVHEKLRWTFNLYDINKDGYINKEEMMDIVKAIYDMMGKYTYPVLKEDTPRQHVDVFFQKMDKNKDGIVTLDEFLESCQEDDNIMRSLQLFQNVM from the exons ATGACCATGGTTTGCCATCGGCCTGAGGGACTGGAGCAGCTTGAGGCCCAGACCAACTTCACCAAGAGGGAGCTGCAAGTCCTTTACCGAGGCTTCAAAAAT GAGTGCCCCAGTGGTGTGGTCAACGAAGACACATTCAAGCAGATCTACGCTCAGTTTTTCCCTCATGGAG ATGCCAGCATGTATGCCCATTACCTCTTCCACGCCTTCGACACCACGCAGACAGGCTCCGTGAAGTTCGAG GACTTTGTAACCGCTCTGTCAATTTTACTGAGGGGAACCGTCCATGAGAAACTAAGGTGGACATTTAATTTGTATGACATCAATAAAGATGGATACATAAACAAAGAG GAGATGATGGACATTGTCAAAGCCATCTATGACATGATGGGGAAATACACATATCCTGTGCTTAAAGAAGACACTCCAAGGCAGCACGTGGACGTCTTCTTCCAG aaaatggacaaaaataaagatgGCATCGTGACTTTAGACGAATTTCTTGAATCCTGTCAGGAG gaTGACAACATCATGAGGTCCCTGCAGCTCTTCCAAAATGTCATGTAA